The genomic stretch CGCGCCGAAGGTGGCCGCGCCGCCCACGCCCACGCCCAGCGCCAGGATGCCCATGTGCTCCACGCTGGAGTACGCCAGCATCCGCTTGTAGTCCGTCTGGCCGATGACGAAGACGGCGGCCACCGCCAGCGAAATCAGGCCGAACGCAATGAGCAGCTCCCGCGCGAACGCGCCTTCGCCAGCCGCGGCCACGACCTGGTACGCGCGCAGCAGGCCCAGGAAGGCGCAGTTCAGCAGCGCGCCGGACATGAGCGCGGAGACCAGCGACGGCGACTCGCTGTGGGCGTCGGGAAGCCAGCTATGGAACGGGGCCAGGCCCATCTTCGTGCCGTAGCCCACGAGCAGCAGCACGAACGCCGCCTTCAGCCATACCGGATGCAGGCTGGACGCCCCCGCCACCAGGTCGCCAACAAGCAGGGGCGCGCCCTCGCCGCGCGTGTTGGACGCGGCCATCGCCAGGAACAATGTGCCCAGCAGAGCCACCGCGATGCCGACCGAGCACAGTAGAAGGTACTTCCACGTCGCCTCCAGCGAGCGGTGGTGGCGATGGAAGTAGATGAGCGGCGCGCTCGCGAGCGTCGTCGCCTCGATGCCGACCCACAGCAGGCCCATGTGCTGACTCACCGTCACCAGCGACATAGCGGCCAGGAACAGCAGCATGCAGCCGACGAAGATGCGCTGTGGCTGGTTGGAGAACAACACGCCCTCCACGAAGTCAGGGCGCGGCGCGGTGACCTCCCGTTGCAAATAGCCGACGCCATACAACGCCGCAAGCAGGAACAGGGCGCTCGTGATGCCCAGGAACAGCAGGCCCAGCGCGTCCGCGTGCAGCCAGCCATCCAGCGCGGGCGGCGACGGGCTGATGACGCTCGCGGCCACGAGCGCGGCGTGTGCGACAGCCGTCAGCAGCAGCAGCCACCGCTGCGGCCTCTCCGACGGCAGCGCGAACGCCAGAAGTCCGGCGAGCGCGGGCACGAGCACGATAGCAATAAGCATCGTCGTCGCCTACATGTCCTGTTCGCCGGACGCTTCACGCTCGTGTACCGCGTGGATACGGCGCCGCCGCGAACTGAGTTCGCTCAGCTCCTGTAGCCGGTCAACGTCAATGTGGTCAAACTCGCGGTTGATCTGGTAGATGGTGATGCCCATGACGAACGCGCCCACGAAGATATCGAGCAGCACGCCCATCTCAATGAGGAGCGGCAGCTCGCGCGCCAGCGACATGCTGAAGATGAAGATGCCGTTTTCCAGGACGATGTACCCCAGCACCTGTGTAACGGCCTTTCGGCGGCTGACCAGCAGAAGCATCCCCAGGAAGACCGTCGCCAGTGACACGGGCACGATGAGATGCGGCTGCGAGGGCAGCGGAAGCGGCAGCAGGCCCGCCAATGCGAAGGCGATTGCGACGGCCACCGCCCCGAAGACGACCGACAGCGCAAAGCCGATGTACGGCTCCACTTCGTTTTGCACCTTCGCCTCGCGGATGGACCGGAACAGGAACCACGGGATGACGAAGCCTTTCAGCGCGACGGTCAAGGCCGCCAGAACGACGATCTGGAGCGTGAGGTCATCCCGGTGGGCGGCGACGAGCAGAAGGCCCATCGCGATGCCCTGCGCCGCCACGATGCGCACGCACTCCGCCACCTTGCTGGACGCCAGCGCGGCCAGCGCCAGCAGCAGCGCCACAATCAGCAGCAGATCAACGATAGCCATCGCTTACCCCACCACCAGCGCCAGCGCCACAGCCAGCGCGCCCAGGCCGCCCGCGCCGATGAGCAGGTTCGGCACGCTGCGCATCCGCAGCCGCGCCATGGACGATTCCACGACGCCGACGATGGCCGCGACAACAAGCATGCCCGCGAGGAACACCCCGCCATCCAGCAACAGGACGCCGGTGCGTACGGGCAGGAGGATGCCGATAATAAGCGACGCGAAGACCCACAGCTTGAGCGCGGCGCCGTACATGATGTACCCCAAGTCCGGGCCGCTGTGGTCGAGCACCATGACCTCGTGGACCATGGTCAGCTCCAGGTGCGTGTTCGGGTCGTCCACGGGGATGCGCGCGTTCTCGGCCAGCAGCACCAGGAAGAGCGCGGCGGCCGCCAGCGCCAGCACGGGACCAGCCGTCGTCGCCCACATGGCGGGCGCAATTGCGCCCATCATGCCGGTGAGCGAGAGGCTGCCGCTGACTACCACAAGCACCATCAGCGCGAGAAACAGGGCAGGCTCCGCCAGCGAGGAGAACCTGGCCTCGCGACTCGCGCCCATGCCCTCGAAACTGGAGCCGGTGTCCAGCGCGGCGAGCATGGTGAACATCCGCGCCAGCGCCAGCAGGCCCGCCAGCGCAACGAGGTCGCCGGGGAACCCGATGGCTGCGCCTACATTGCCGGACGGCGTCAGCAGCATGGCCGTCGCGACGGCGGCCAGCCCGACCATCGGCCCGGCGCGGAAGACCCAGGTGGTCGTGGTGCTGTAAACCGCACCCTTGCGCAGCAGCTTCCAAAGATCGTAGTACGGCTGGAGCAGCGGCGCGCCCGTGCGGCCCGCGAAGAAGGCCTTGGTCCGGTTGATGACGCTCAGCAGCAGCGGTGCAAGCGCGAACGCGGCGAGCGTGAACAGCGGTGTCTCCGGCCTCATGCGTCGCCTCGCAAGCCGAGCTGCCAGACCAGCAGCACCACCAGCGTAATGAAGATGTACAGAAGGTAGAGGTGCACCCGCCCGTGTTGCAGCCAGCGCAGGTTGAAGCTCGTCAGGCTGATCCACTCGAACGCGGGACGGTACAAGCGGTCCAGAAACACGTCCTGCGCCTCCGACCGAAGGGATGCGCCCTGCGGGAAGTAGCCGACTGGCTCCTCCACGCGGCGGCGCGGACCGAAGATGCGCGGGAAGATATCGAGAAGCGGCCCCGCGAAGGACAACGAGGTGTACTGCATTCGCGGCGTGGGGTTCTCGTAGCCGCAGTCCCACGTGACCGCCGTGTCCACCCGGCGCGTCCGCAGCAGCGCCCCACGCAGGAGCGCCAGCGCCGCGACAAGCGCGACGAGGACCAGCGCCACTATCGAGAGGTTGGACAGGAGCGCCGCCACGGCAAGCGCGTCGGATGCCCCGGCACCCGTCCCGACGAGTTGCTCCGCACCCGGCAGCACCAGCCCCAGCGCGACCGGCGCGCCCACGCCGATGAATACGCTCACAGCCGCCAGGAAGGCCATCGGCAGCCACAGCCCCGCGCCGACGCTGTGCGCGTGCGCGGCATGGTCCGAGCGCGGCGCGCCGAGGAAGGTGATACCGATCGCCTTTGTCAACGTCGCGACGGCAAGTCCCCCGGCGAGCGCGAGGCCCGTGACGACCCCGAGCGCGGGCGCGGCGGACACCAGGCCCCCCATCTCCACGCTGCGCAGCGACGCCACCATCAGCAGGAACTCGCTGACGAACGCGCTGAGCGGCGGCATGCCGACAAGGGCCGCGCCGCCCACGAGGAACAAAGTCCCTGTCTGCGGCATCCGCTTGAGCAGCCCGCCCAGCCGGTCTATATCCCGCTC from Dehalococcoidia bacterium encodes the following:
- a CDS encoding proton-conducting transporter membrane subunit, which produces MLIAIVLVPALAGLLAFALPSERPQRWLLLLTAVAHAALVAASVISPSPPALDGWLHADALGLLFLGITSALFLLAALYGVGYLQREVTAPRPDFVEGVLFSNQPQRIFVGCMLLFLAAMSLVTVSQHMGLLWVGIEATTLASAPLIYFHRHHRSLEATWKYLLLCSVGIAVALLGTLFLAMAASNTRGEGAPLLVGDLVAGASSLHPVWLKAAFVLLLVGYGTKMGLAPFHSWLPDAHSESPSLVSALMSGALLNCAFLGLLRAYQVVAAAGEGAFARELLIAFGLISLAVAAVFVIGQTDYKRMLAYSSVEHMGILALGVGVGGAATFGAMLHAVNHSLTKGLLFLVAGNILTAYRTTSVRGVRGLLHALPVSGPLWTIGFLAIVGMPPFGLFLSEFIILQAIFVQGHPLVAAAFLALLAVAFIGMATIVLRMALGEPWAHPVIKHREPLLSVLPPAALAVAVLLTGLYLPPALQDALQSAAGLLGGGR
- a CDS encoding hydrogenase, coding for MAIVDLLLIVALLLALAALASSKVAECVRIVAAQGIAMGLLLVAAHRDDLTLQIVVLAALTVALKGFVIPWFLFRSIREAKVQNEVEPYIGFALSVVFGAVAVAIAFALAGLLPLPLPSQPHLIVPVSLATVFLGMLLLVSRRKAVTQVLGYIVLENGIFIFSMSLARELPLLIEMGVLLDIFVGAFVMGITIYQINREFDHIDVDRLQELSELSSRRRRIHAVHEREASGEQDM
- a CDS encoding NADH-quinone oxidoreductase subunit H, which encodes MRPETPLFTLAAFALAPLLLSVINRTKAFFAGRTGAPLLQPYYDLWKLLRKGAVYSTTTTWVFRAGPMVGLAAVATAMLLTPSGNVGAAIGFPGDLVALAGLLALARMFTMLAALDTGSSFEGMGASREARFSSLAEPALFLALMVLVVVSGSLSLTGMMGAIAPAMWATTAGPVLALAAAALFLVLLAENARIPVDDPNTHLELTMVHEVMVLDHSGPDLGYIMYGAALKLWVFASLIIGILLPVRTGVLLLDGGVFLAGMLVVAAIVGVVESSMARLRMRSVPNLLIGAGGLGALAVALALVVG